ACAGCTCAGCCGACCGAGTATTTACTAAATAAAATAACGACACTGCTTCTTACCGCGCTGGCGTTCTACTCGGGGTTTGGTTCGTCAAGAACAGCACTTTCTGCGTCCCCAGGCAATGCCCCCAACGTGCTCATCATCTACACCGACGACCAAGGCTACGGCGATGCGAGTTGTCTTAATGATGAGTCAAAGTTTCAAACGCCCGGGCTGGATCGGCTTGCTCGGGAAGGGATGACGTTGACCAATGGGCATTGTTCCGACACGGTCTGTACGCCGTCTCGTTACGGGCTGTTGGCTGGGCGATACAGTTGGCGAACGACCTTGAAGTCGGGAGTCTTCGGCGCGGAGGAGCCCTGTTTGCTCCCGGACGACCGAGTCAATCTGGCTTCGCTGCTGAAGGAGAATGGTTATCGTACCGGCATGGTCGGGAAGTGGCACCTGGGCATGGATTTTCCCGGCACGTTCGGGGAACGAGACTGGAGCAAACCGACGCGCGACATGCCGCTCGATAAAGGGTTTGATTACTTCTTCGGCATCCCGGCTTCGATGAACTTCGGCGTCCTGGCATGGTTTGAAGGTCGATATCCCCAAACGCCGCCCATGTTGTTTACCGATCGCAAACCGACGGATCTGGCGATGCAGGATTTTCGCTTCATGCCCCCTTATGATCAGCTACCGCCCAACAAGAAAGCGGTTGAGGTCGCGCCCGACTTCATCGATACGGCGTGCCTGACGCGCTTCACTGAGAAAGCGATCGAATTCATCGACACCAGTGCCGGGAGCGAGAAGCCTTTCTTTCTTTATCTGCCGTATACGTCTCCCCATAAGCCGGTTGTGCCTCTTCCGGAGTTCCGGGGGCAGGGCGAAGCGGGTGGCTACGGCGAGTTCATGATTGAAACCGACTACCACATCGGCCGCGTCCTGGACGCACTCGATCAACAGGAGTTGACGGAGAACACTCTGGTAATTTTCTCCAGCGATAATGGCCCCGAGAACACCTATCCGGAGCGGGTCGAAAAGTACGGACACGACAGTGCCGGACCCTACCGGGGCGGCAAGCGGGATGCTTACGAAGGGGGGCATCGGGTGCCGTTTTTCGTTCGCTGGCCAGCCGTAGTGAAACCGGGGACGGAGTGGGATGGACCGGTGTGTCAGACGGATGTCCTTGCCACGGTCGCGGAGATTCTGGATGTCGAACTGCCCGAGGATGCGGGCGAAGACAGCGTCAGCTTTCTGCCCGTGCTGAGAGGGGCGAAGAAGATTGCAATCCGCCCGGCGATGGTGCATCACGAATCGAATGGACGCTTTGCGGTCCGTGACACAATTGATGGGGATGAATGGAAGCTGCTCATGGAGTATCGGCGGGATAAGCGGGAACTTTATAACGTGACGAAAGATCCCGCTGAGAAGGAGAATCTCGTGAGTAAGCGGCCGGAGATCGTTGAGCAATTGAAGGAGACGCTGACACGGATCGTGATCAGCGGCCGGTCCGTTCCCGGCCCGCACGTCGGTAATGACACGGGCTGGTGGGACAACCTCACGTGGATTCCGGAGGACGAGTATACACAGCAGTAGACTGGCCATCCCGCAGTTTGCGAAAAGGAAACAGCTCCGGTCCAAAAAACACCGGAGCTGTTTCTGTACAGTTACGATCGTCGAGTAGGCTCTAGAATTCGCCGATCACTTCACCGCCTGAGCGGGTTGCCAGGTTGCGCCAGGTCGTCAGGTCAATATTCTCGCTGACGAAGCGGCAACTGCCATCAACGAGTTCGACCTGCACCCCCCCCTGATGGGCGCTGCGGGCACTCACCAGCGCGAAGTTGTGATAACCGTTGTGGCAATCGGCGTTCACCGCGGAGTTGGGTCCGTACCAGTGATTATACATCGTGTCAGCCAGATGGCCGTTGACCCATTTGGCCCCCCGCTGACCTGACCACGTGGTTGCAGTCGCGGGATCA
The sequence above is a segment of the Rubinisphaera margarita genome. Coding sequences within it:
- a CDS encoding sulfatase family protein, with the translated sequence MAPDTETHLATAQPTEYLLNKITTLLLTALAFYSGFGSSRTALSASPGNAPNVLIIYTDDQGYGDASCLNDESKFQTPGLDRLAREGMTLTNGHCSDTVCTPSRYGLLAGRYSWRTTLKSGVFGAEEPCLLPDDRVNLASLLKENGYRTGMVGKWHLGMDFPGTFGERDWSKPTRDMPLDKGFDYFFGIPASMNFGVLAWFEGRYPQTPPMLFTDRKPTDLAMQDFRFMPPYDQLPPNKKAVEVAPDFIDTACLTRFTEKAIEFIDTSAGSEKPFFLYLPYTSPHKPVVPLPEFRGQGEAGGYGEFMIETDYHIGRVLDALDQQELTENTLVIFSSDNGPENTYPERVEKYGHDSAGPYRGGKRDAYEGGHRVPFFVRWPAVVKPGTEWDGPVCQTDVLATVAEILDVELPEDAGEDSVSFLPVLRGAKKIAIRPAMVHHESNGRFAVRDTIDGDEWKLLMEYRRDKRELYNVTKDPAEKENLVSKRPEIVEQLKETLTRIVISGRSVPGPHVGNDTGWWDNLTWIPEDEYTQQ